In Brassica oleracea var. oleracea cultivar TO1000 unplaced genomic scaffold, BOL UnpScaffold00434, whole genome shotgun sequence, a single genomic region encodes these proteins:
- the LOC106319630 gene encoding uncharacterized protein LOC106319630 has product MIQLLYSVIFAEMALILLLLFKTPLRKLIILTFDRIKRGRGPVVVKTIGATVFVVLMSSVYSLLSIQRRSEDGAVLNPTDQVLASKHLLEASLMGFVLFLSLMIDRLHHYIRELRLLRKTMETAKKQNRSFEDGKNTNGEEVKALGGEIAVLKAKIKKLESESESKGKELKSAQAETEALRKSADGFLMEYDRLLEDNQNLRNQLESIGHSPEGKKSM; this is encoded by the exons ATGATCCAGCTCCTTTACTCGGTGATCTTCGCCGAGATGGCGTTGatcctccttctcctcttcaAGACGCCTCTCCGGAAGCTCATCATCCTCACCTTCGATCGCATCAAACGCGGCCGCGGCCCCGTCGTCGTCAAAACAATCGGCGCCACCGTCTTCGTCGTTCTTATGTCCAGCGTCTACAGCTTGCTTAGTATCCAGCGCCGATCCGAGGATGGTGCCGTTCTCAATCCTACTGATCAGGTCCTCGCTTCCAAGCATCTTCTCGAAGCTTCTCTTATGG GGTTTGTGCTGTTTCTTTCGCTAATGATTGATCGACTACACCATTACATAAGAGAATTGCGGTTGCTGAGGAAGACAATGGAGACCGCAAAGAAACAGAACAGAAGTTTCGAGGATGGCAAAAACACGAATGGGGAAGAAGTTAAAGCGCTTGGAGGAGAAATCGCAGTGTTGAAGGCGAAGATCAAGAAATTAGAATCTGAAAGTGAAAGCAAAGGCAAAGAACTGAAAAGTGCACAAGCTGAAACAGAGGCTCTGAGAAAATCAGCTGATGGGTTTCTGATGGAGTATGATAGGCTGCTTGAGGATAATCAGAATCTCAGGAACCAGTTGGAGTCTATCGGCCATAGCCCAGAGGGAAAGAAGAGTATGTGA